A genomic segment from Corythoichthys intestinalis isolate RoL2023-P3 chromosome 2, ASM3026506v1, whole genome shotgun sequence encodes:
- the lrif1 gene encoding uncharacterized protein lrif1 isoform X1, which produces MYSASWENDATPRKYIMHHTEGKTVARGTGVFYEALPAIGADGRNIMKLIPVQMVNGKCVQNAISAPVPLGLKKTFRPIAPRPCAGNEVTVLNALPCQRDVAGQGLYISSNEDPLRTVQPQVFNTPQNQVRKIPDSEVPSGIKRQLPDSFSSSNSVCQSNVSLYSSEFETLGSPNSHLKLIPEVYQRHNSPMKWVIEEVNSNETADDIPHSPFPSKTLATSETHHHQALVVCNDRVFFAAQKNSLSSPLESKGTSCKLKNSMSLLQNKTIIKQNQPNEVIDLCNDDNPDDLCEIFSNGMPGSSPSLDEDNVIFVSYIPPKPECVPAQHLAEKTLGNETHQTSTRTLEYVTEQRATQNVSNTVHDHLPCENGDGSSIDERQTPDQSIRVSLVTNGYRETVTSNQHSKHKKLLDSSEVSPEAESLCHTNASGNNSRESTDKMESSLSICRTSDHHLRQMFGITADVRICLKRINSRSSANGLIEPVQEVPIGDIQKNKNPACHSSLINVIRAKLYDKQNLSREFVSSSPHAGKGLVNCYHLNQNAKCHSCKTPPKTICCVPDTGIMVGYVEPIEDDISNTDEDNTPNSKDLTAQSTNVARPNTSRMGRTRKRTKCPCCVPGMTKKSSAVLEESDRLTWTRNHTSKRGGRRQKFK; this is translated from the exons AGGGACCGGGGTTTTTTACGAGGCCTTGCCTGCCATTGGAGCTGATGGGAGAAACATCATGAAGTTGATTCCTGTCCAGATGGTCAATGGAAAATGTGTCCAAAATGCCATTTCAGCACCTGTACCCCTTGGACTGAAGAAAACCTTTAGGCCAATAGCACCACGACCATGTGCGGGCAATGAGGTTACCGTTTTGAATGCATTGCCTTGTCAACGTGATGTAGCAGGTCAAGGACTGTATATTTCATCAAATGAAGATCCACTTAGGACTGTACAACCACAGGTGTTCAATACACCCCAAAACCAGGTGCGAAAAATTCCAGATTCGGAAGTTCCTTCAGGTATTAAAAGGCAATTGCCTGACTCCTTTTCAAGTTCAAACTCTGTTTGTCAAAGCAATGTTTCTTTGTATAGTTCAGAATTTGAAACCCTAGGATCACCCAACTCTCACTTGAAATTAATTCCAGAGGTTTACCAGAGGCACAACAGCCCAATGAAGTGGGTGATTGAAGAAGTCAACTCTAATGAGACTGCTGATGATATTCCACATTCTCCTTTTCCTTCAAAAACCTTGGCTACAAGTGAAACACATCATCATCAAGCCTTAGTCGTGTGCAATGACAGGGTGTTTTTTGCAGCCCAAAAGAATTCCCTCTCATCGCCATTGGAAAGCAAAGGAACAAGTTGCAAGCTAAAAAACTCAATGTCACTATTGCAAAACAAAACGATTATTAAACAAAATCAACCAAATGAAGTGATAGACCTTTGCAATGACGATAATCCAGATGACCTGTGTGAAATCTTTTCAAATGGCATGCCAGGATCATCACCATCTCTGGATGAAGACAATGTAATATTTGTATCATATATTCCACCAAAGCCTGAATGTGTGCCAGCACAACATTTGGCAGAAAAGACACTAGGGAACGAAACGCATCAGACGAGCACGAGGACACTGGAATATGTGACTGAACAGAGAGCGACCCAAAATGTGTCCAATACTGTCCATGATCACCTGCCATGTGAAAACGGGGACGGAAGCTCCATTGATGAAAGACAGACACCAGACCAGAGCATCAGGGTGAGCTTAGTCACAAATGGCTACAGAGAGACTGTTACGAGCAATCAACATTCCAAACATAAAAAGCTGTTGGACAGCTCAGAGGTTTCCCCTGAAGCGGAAAGTTTGTGTCACACCAATGCATCAGGCAACAACAGTCGTGAATCTACAGACAAAATGGAG agttCCTTGTCAATTTGCAGAACATCTGATCACCATCTACGACAAATGTTTGGGATTACAGCTGATGTGAGAATTTGCCTGAAGAGAATTAATTCAAGATCATCTGCAAATGGACTCATCGAGCCTGTACAGGAGGTACCCATAGGGGacattcagaaaaacaaaaaccctGCCTGCCACAGTAGTCTCATCAATGTCATTAGAGCGAAACTATATGATAAACAGAATTTGTCTAGAGAATTTGTTTCTTCCAGTCCTCATGCTGGTAAAGGCTTAGTCAATTGTTATCATTTGAACCAGAACGCAAAGTGCCACTCCTGCAAAACCCCACCAAAGACAATATGCTGTGTTCCAGACACAGGCATAATGGTTGGTTATGTGGAGCCAATCGAAGATGATATCTCTAACACGGATGAAGATAACACCCCTAACTCCAAGGACTTAACTGCCCAGAGCACGAATGTTGCTCGTCCAAATACAAGTAGAATGGGAAGGACGAGGAAGCGCACAAAGTGTCCATGTTGCGTCCCTGGTATGACTAAGAAGTCCAGCGCCGTGTTAGAAGAGTCAGATAGGTTGACATGGACAAGAAACCACACGAGTAAAAGAGGTGGACGTCGACAAAAATTCAAATGA
- the lrif1 gene encoding uncharacterized protein lrif1 isoform X2, whose amino-acid sequence MYSASWENDATPRGTGVFYEALPAIGADGRNIMKLIPVQMVNGKCVQNAISAPVPLGLKKTFRPIAPRPCAGNEVTVLNALPCQRDVAGQGLYISSNEDPLRTVQPQVFNTPQNQVRKIPDSEVPSGIKRQLPDSFSSSNSVCQSNVSLYSSEFETLGSPNSHLKLIPEVYQRHNSPMKWVIEEVNSNETADDIPHSPFPSKTLATSETHHHQALVVCNDRVFFAAQKNSLSSPLESKGTSCKLKNSMSLLQNKTIIKQNQPNEVIDLCNDDNPDDLCEIFSNGMPGSSPSLDEDNVIFVSYIPPKPECVPAQHLAEKTLGNETHQTSTRTLEYVTEQRATQNVSNTVHDHLPCENGDGSSIDERQTPDQSIRVSLVTNGYRETVTSNQHSKHKKLLDSSEVSPEAESLCHTNASGNNSRESTDKMESSLSICRTSDHHLRQMFGITADVRICLKRINSRSSANGLIEPVQEVPIGDIQKNKNPACHSSLINVIRAKLYDKQNLSREFVSSSPHAGKGLVNCYHLNQNAKCHSCKTPPKTICCVPDTGIMVGYVEPIEDDISNTDEDNTPNSKDLTAQSTNVARPNTSRMGRTRKRTKCPCCVPGMTKKSSAVLEESDRLTWTRNHTSKRGGRRQKFK is encoded by the exons AGGGACCGGGGTTTTTTACGAGGCCTTGCCTGCCATTGGAGCTGATGGGAGAAACATCATGAAGTTGATTCCTGTCCAGATGGTCAATGGAAAATGTGTCCAAAATGCCATTTCAGCACCTGTACCCCTTGGACTGAAGAAAACCTTTAGGCCAATAGCACCACGACCATGTGCGGGCAATGAGGTTACCGTTTTGAATGCATTGCCTTGTCAACGTGATGTAGCAGGTCAAGGACTGTATATTTCATCAAATGAAGATCCACTTAGGACTGTACAACCACAGGTGTTCAATACACCCCAAAACCAGGTGCGAAAAATTCCAGATTCGGAAGTTCCTTCAGGTATTAAAAGGCAATTGCCTGACTCCTTTTCAAGTTCAAACTCTGTTTGTCAAAGCAATGTTTCTTTGTATAGTTCAGAATTTGAAACCCTAGGATCACCCAACTCTCACTTGAAATTAATTCCAGAGGTTTACCAGAGGCACAACAGCCCAATGAAGTGGGTGATTGAAGAAGTCAACTCTAATGAGACTGCTGATGATATTCCACATTCTCCTTTTCCTTCAAAAACCTTGGCTACAAGTGAAACACATCATCATCAAGCCTTAGTCGTGTGCAATGACAGGGTGTTTTTTGCAGCCCAAAAGAATTCCCTCTCATCGCCATTGGAAAGCAAAGGAACAAGTTGCAAGCTAAAAAACTCAATGTCACTATTGCAAAACAAAACGATTATTAAACAAAATCAACCAAATGAAGTGATAGACCTTTGCAATGACGATAATCCAGATGACCTGTGTGAAATCTTTTCAAATGGCATGCCAGGATCATCACCATCTCTGGATGAAGACAATGTAATATTTGTATCATATATTCCACCAAAGCCTGAATGTGTGCCAGCACAACATTTGGCAGAAAAGACACTAGGGAACGAAACGCATCAGACGAGCACGAGGACACTGGAATATGTGACTGAACAGAGAGCGACCCAAAATGTGTCCAATACTGTCCATGATCACCTGCCATGTGAAAACGGGGACGGAAGCTCCATTGATGAAAGACAGACACCAGACCAGAGCATCAGGGTGAGCTTAGTCACAAATGGCTACAGAGAGACTGTTACGAGCAATCAACATTCCAAACATAAAAAGCTGTTGGACAGCTCAGAGGTTTCCCCTGAAGCGGAAAGTTTGTGTCACACCAATGCATCAGGCAACAACAGTCGTGAATCTACAGACAAAATGGAG agttCCTTGTCAATTTGCAGAACATCTGATCACCATCTACGACAAATGTTTGGGATTACAGCTGATGTGAGAATTTGCCTGAAGAGAATTAATTCAAGATCATCTGCAAATGGACTCATCGAGCCTGTACAGGAGGTACCCATAGGGGacattcagaaaaacaaaaaccctGCCTGCCACAGTAGTCTCATCAATGTCATTAGAGCGAAACTATATGATAAACAGAATTTGTCTAGAGAATTTGTTTCTTCCAGTCCTCATGCTGGTAAAGGCTTAGTCAATTGTTATCATTTGAACCAGAACGCAAAGTGCCACTCCTGCAAAACCCCACCAAAGACAATATGCTGTGTTCCAGACACAGGCATAATGGTTGGTTATGTGGAGCCAATCGAAGATGATATCTCTAACACGGATGAAGATAACACCCCTAACTCCAAGGACTTAACTGCCCAGAGCACGAATGTTGCTCGTCCAAATACAAGTAGAATGGGAAGGACGAGGAAGCGCACAAAGTGTCCATGTTGCGTCCCTGGTATGACTAAGAAGTCCAGCGCCGTGTTAGAAGAGTCAGATAGGTTGACATGGACAAGAAACCACACGAGTAAAAGAGGTGGACGTCGACAAAAATTCAAATGA
- the lrif1 gene encoding uncharacterized protein lrif1 isoform X3 — protein sequence MYSASWENDATPRKYIMHHTEGKTVARGTGVFYEALPAIGADGRNIMKLIPVQMVNGKCVQNAISAPVPLGLKKTFRPIAPRPCAGNEVTVLNALPCQRDVAGQGLYISSNEDPLRTVQPQVFNTPQNQVRKIPDSEVPSEVYQRHNSPMKWVIEEVNSNETADDIPHSPFPSKTLATSETHHHQALVVCNDRVFFAAQKNSLSSPLESKGTSCKLKNSMSLLQNKTIIKQNQPNEVIDLCNDDNPDDLCEIFSNGMPGSSPSLDEDNVIFVSYIPPKPECVPAQHLAEKTLGNETHQTSTRTLEYVTEQRATQNVSNTVHDHLPCENGDGSSIDERQTPDQSIRVSLVTNGYRETVTSNQHSKHKKLLDSSEVSPEAESLCHTNASGNNSRESTDKMESSLSICRTSDHHLRQMFGITADVRICLKRINSRSSANGLIEPVQEVPIGDIQKNKNPACHSSLINVIRAKLYDKQNLSREFVSSSPHAGKGLVNCYHLNQNAKCHSCKTPPKTICCVPDTGIMVGYVEPIEDDISNTDEDNTPNSKDLTAQSTNVARPNTSRMGRTRKRTKCPCCVPGMTKKSSAVLEESDRLTWTRNHTSKRGGRRQKFK from the exons AGGGACCGGGGTTTTTTACGAGGCCTTGCCTGCCATTGGAGCTGATGGGAGAAACATCATGAAGTTGATTCCTGTCCAGATGGTCAATGGAAAATGTGTCCAAAATGCCATTTCAGCACCTGTACCCCTTGGACTGAAGAAAACCTTTAGGCCAATAGCACCACGACCATGTGCGGGCAATGAGGTTACCGTTTTGAATGCATTGCCTTGTCAACGTGATGTAGCAGGTCAAGGACTGTATATTTCATCAAATGAAGATCCACTTAGGACTGTACAACCACAGGTGTTCAATACACCCCAAAACCAGGTGCGAAAAATTCCAGATTCGGAAGTTCCTTCAG AGGTTTACCAGAGGCACAACAGCCCAATGAAGTGGGTGATTGAAGAAGTCAACTCTAATGAGACTGCTGATGATATTCCACATTCTCCTTTTCCTTCAAAAACCTTGGCTACAAGTGAAACACATCATCATCAAGCCTTAGTCGTGTGCAATGACAGGGTGTTTTTTGCAGCCCAAAAGAATTCCCTCTCATCGCCATTGGAAAGCAAAGGAACAAGTTGCAAGCTAAAAAACTCAATGTCACTATTGCAAAACAAAACGATTATTAAACAAAATCAACCAAATGAAGTGATAGACCTTTGCAATGACGATAATCCAGATGACCTGTGTGAAATCTTTTCAAATGGCATGCCAGGATCATCACCATCTCTGGATGAAGACAATGTAATATTTGTATCATATATTCCACCAAAGCCTGAATGTGTGCCAGCACAACATTTGGCAGAAAAGACACTAGGGAACGAAACGCATCAGACGAGCACGAGGACACTGGAATATGTGACTGAACAGAGAGCGACCCAAAATGTGTCCAATACTGTCCATGATCACCTGCCATGTGAAAACGGGGACGGAAGCTCCATTGATGAAAGACAGACACCAGACCAGAGCATCAGGGTGAGCTTAGTCACAAATGGCTACAGAGAGACTGTTACGAGCAATCAACATTCCAAACATAAAAAGCTGTTGGACAGCTCAGAGGTTTCCCCTGAAGCGGAAAGTTTGTGTCACACCAATGCATCAGGCAACAACAGTCGTGAATCTACAGACAAAATGGAG agttCCTTGTCAATTTGCAGAACATCTGATCACCATCTACGACAAATGTTTGGGATTACAGCTGATGTGAGAATTTGCCTGAAGAGAATTAATTCAAGATCATCTGCAAATGGACTCATCGAGCCTGTACAGGAGGTACCCATAGGGGacattcagaaaaacaaaaaccctGCCTGCCACAGTAGTCTCATCAATGTCATTAGAGCGAAACTATATGATAAACAGAATTTGTCTAGAGAATTTGTTTCTTCCAGTCCTCATGCTGGTAAAGGCTTAGTCAATTGTTATCATTTGAACCAGAACGCAAAGTGCCACTCCTGCAAAACCCCACCAAAGACAATATGCTGTGTTCCAGACACAGGCATAATGGTTGGTTATGTGGAGCCAATCGAAGATGATATCTCTAACACGGATGAAGATAACACCCCTAACTCCAAGGACTTAACTGCCCAGAGCACGAATGTTGCTCGTCCAAATACAAGTAGAATGGGAAGGACGAGGAAGCGCACAAAGTGTCCATGTTGCGTCCCTGGTATGACTAAGAAGTCCAGCGCCGTGTTAGAAGAGTCAGATAGGTTGACATGGACAAGAAACCACACGAGTAAAAGAGGTGGACGTCGACAAAAATTCAAATGA